In a single window of the Porites lutea chromosome 14, jaPorLute2.1, whole genome shotgun sequence genome:
- the LOC140923985 gene encoding uncharacterized protein gives MASLLRKFARKNFVNFVIFNARRLASFRQTCIKGDVLPVSSNLPAFIDPHNRHKRESHRKQRRNFPYTLFAVLGIAAATPNNTEEDSLPTSSVSQSLSVTTPPSSSHQVKRSASGRFAKAGKGTSNKMALMQQGYRNYMAKRKLDFENITDENEPPSKRNTRSTQAAAEKEAALPHGTRLIDLDTFRKRLQSCTHCQSGPLSFYNVRDEVHHGLASTFVIICPVCGKNNEIKTSEQHKSGQRGPPAFDVNTRVALGCLHAGIGQTHINNLLST, from the exons atggcgtctcttttaagaaaatttgcGCGAAAAAACTTTGTCAACTTTGTTATATTTAATGCAAGAAGATTGGCCAGTTTTAGGCAAACTTGTATCAAAGGAGATGTTTTACCAGTGTCAAGCAATTTACCGGCATTCATCGATCCTCATAACAGACATAAGCGTGAATCGCATCGTaaacaaagaagaaactttCCTTATACCTTGTTCGCAGTCTTGGGGATAGCTGCGGCTACCCCGAATAATACGGAAGAAGACTCTCTGCCCACATCATCCGTCAGTCAGAGCCTCTCTGTTACTACTCCTCCGTCTTCGTCGCACCAGGTAAAGCGTAGCGCAAGTGGTCGCTTCGCGAAAGCAGGGAAAGGAACTTCTAATAAAATGGCACTGATGCAACAAGGATACCGAAACTACATGGCAAAACGAAAGCTGGATTTTGAAAACATAACCGACGAAAACGAACCACCCTCTAAACGCAACACAAGGAGTACTCAG GCTGCCGCCGAAAAAGAAGCAGCTCTTCCCCATGGAACTCGTCTAATTGACCTTGACACATTTCGGAAACGTCTCCAAAGCTGCACTCACTGTCAATCAG GTCCACTTTCTTTTTACAATGTGAGGGATGAAGTACACCATGGCCTAGCTAGCACATTTGTGATTATTTGTCCAGTCTGTggaaaaaacaatgaaatcaaAACTTCTGAACAACACAAATCTGGTCAACGTGGTCCTCCTGCTTTTGACGTAAACACACGAGTGGCCCTTGGTTGTCTTCATGCTGGTATTGGCCAAACACATATAAACAACTTGCTCTCTACTTGA